A stretch of Magnetococcales bacterium DNA encodes these proteins:
- a CDS encoding HAD-IA family hydrolase, whose translation MDPHPDMALRPGLDWSRIQTVLLDMDGTLLDRHFDDTFFLEIIPKAYADLHRLKMAVARHRVLAAYKQVEGTLEWYDLAYWSRRLDLDFAKLQNEVSHLIRPHPYVMTFLEKITSMGLPVHLVTNAHPWSLQLKLSQTPIGSSLTGIWTSHNLGYPKEHAQFWPRLQEQLRFDPEKTLFADDSEPILEGAAAFGVGQLVHMARPSSAVPPIYSHRFLSVVDFRQILPP comes from the coding sequence TTGGATCCACATCCGGACATGGCTCTGCGGCCCGGGCTTGACTGGTCGCGCATTCAGACTGTCCTTCTGGATATGGATGGCACCCTCCTGGATCGTCACTTCGACGATACCTTTTTCCTTGAAATCATCCCCAAAGCCTATGCCGACCTCCATCGACTGAAGATGGCTGTGGCGCGTCATCGTGTCCTGGCAGCCTACAAACAGGTCGAGGGCACCCTGGAGTGGTATGACTTGGCCTATTGGTCCCGACGACTGGATCTGGACTTTGCCAAACTCCAAAACGAGGTGTCCCATCTGATTCGCCCGCACCCGTATGTCATGACCTTCCTCGAAAAAATAACAAGCATGGGCCTTCCTGTGCATCTCGTCACCAATGCCCATCCCTGGTCTTTGCAGCTGAAATTGTCGCAAACCCCCATCGGCTCCAGTCTGACCGGCATATGGACGAGCCACAACCTGGGGTATCCCAAAGAGCATGCGCAGTTTTGGCCACGTCTACAGGAGCAATTGCGCTTCGACCCTGAAAAAACCTTGTTTGCCGATGATTCTGAACCCATCCTGGAGGGGGCTGCGGCGTTCGGCGTGGGCCAACTGGTGCATATGGCCCGGCCCAGTTCTGCCGTTCCGCCGATTTATTCACACCGTTTCCTGTCCGTCGTTGATTTTCGCCAGATTCTCCCGCCATGA